CCCGCGGGAACGCGACAATCGATCCACCGAATCGCTTCGACCTAGTCGTGATCGGACTGGTCGGCTGGACCCTCTTTAGCTGTGTTCGATTTGGCATGACCAACATCGATCCACCGCCGTTCGCTCGGTGGCTGTTCTATCTTGCGATTCCATGCAGCATGTATTTCGCGATGCGAATTCGGCAACCCAGCGACAAAGAGTTGTTGCCACAAACGATCCATTGGCTGTCCAACGTCATCCTTGTTCTCGGTGTCTACCTCTCCATCACATCCGTCCTTGAGATGCTCGACATCCGCGCGTTGGTCTTCCCACGCTACATCAGTGATCCCGAAGTTTGGGAGTTCTACGGACGCGGTCGAGGTCCCTTGTTGAACCCCGCTGGCAACGGAATTTTAATGACGCTTTTCTTGAGCGTGTGTGTTGCAAGATTCTTCAATTCGGCACGCCATGGCAAAGCGTTATATGCCGTGCTCGCATTGATTGCTCTGGCGGGTTGCTATTCCACGCTGACCCGGAGTGTCTGGATGGGTGCCGCCCTCACGCTAGCACTTCTGGGTCTGCTTTATGTTCCCGTCCGGATACGCGTTCTCGCATTGATCGGCACCTTGATTCTTGGCGGTGTGATGACGACGGGATTGAAAGATCAAATTCTATCGATCAAACGCGACAAAGCACTTAGCGCGGCCGAGGCGGCCAAGAGTGTTGAGCTACGTCCACTATTGGCTGTCGTCGCATGGGAGATGTTTCGCGACAACCCGCTGGCCGGCCATGGCTACGGCCAATACCTTCGCGCGGCCGAACCGTACCATGCCATTCGGTACCACGGCATTCCGCTAGAAACCGTCCGACCGTACGTGCAACACAATGTGTTCTTAGCCGTCCTGGTGGACCTGGGCCTAGTGGGTCTTGCGTTTTACGTGTTGTTCTTGGTCTCGCTGTTTTGCATCACCTGGCGACTGTGTTGCCAATTTGAATCCGGTTCCCCACAGCGAAACCTAGGCATGATGATGATGGGCTTGATGTGTAGCTACGTCGCGAACGGAATGTTCCACGACGTGGCCGTCATCGAAATGATCCACATGTACTTGTTCGCTTTCGCCGGCCTTACAATGACAGTGAGTCTGCAAGCAGCGCCTCAGACCATCGAAGCTCGACCTTCTCGTCGGTTGAGTGACGAACCGGCACTATTTTCAGGTAACGCCGTTTCACGTTGTTAACCGAACTGTCGATCGTTGGGTTTGGGTCCTCATCTTCCTCCCAAACTTCCCCAAAGTCGGCAAGTTGCAAAATCTCGTTTTCGTCATTGTACGAGTCCAACTCTATCGCAATCGCTGAATGCACATCCGGATCAACCTTCAGTTGAACGAGCGAATGCAACTGTGAAAGAGGGGACAAGGCTTGCTCGTCAAGCGAGCACCCCCGAACCGAAACCACTCGCAGTTTCGAACACTCGGCGACACCCTCCATCGTTTCCCGGCCAATGTCGGTTCCGTCGAGTTTGACCCACAAGAGCTTATCCAACGAACTCAGCACGGCGGCATGCTCATCACCCAGCACTTCAGTGGCCCCGGTTTCATCCCGCACCCGAGTCCCACTTAGATCCAACGAAATCAAGTGTGTGAAAGCCGGCAATCGATCAATCAGATCCTGACTGATTTCACAGTTCGGCACATGCAACGTCTGTAAGCGACGAGCTGTTGAAAAATTGATTTCGTTGCAATCAAGCTTGTTCTTACGAAAACACAGGCACCGCATCCCCTGCACGCCATCCACATGTGCATCACTGGGAATGTCGCCGTTAACGACCAAACTTTGCAACTTGGGCATCTCCTCGATAAAGAGCTCTTTGAGATCTTCCTTCAAGTGAAGGTCCACTTCGAGCCTTGGCAGTCCCTTCAGGTACAGCTTGGAAGCCCGCAACGACTCTTTGCCAAATGCTGACACCAAATTTGCTTGCCCCTCAATTCGAATCTCATTGACGTGTGACCAATCCAGGTCCAACTCTTCCCATTGGTCGCTCGCCGCCAGCAAGCGTTTCGCGCTCTTGTCCGTTAAAAGCATCGAAGGTGCTCTCAGACATTTCAGTGCCGGTAAATCTGCAAACTGCTCTGCTTGTCTGGTCAAGGTTTCGCAATTCGAGATCATGATTTCGGTGAGGAATGGCATGCGTTTCCAGCTAGCAAGATTCACCCTCCGCAAATCCAGCCTTTCCAGTTTGATCGAGTTGAGTGGAAGATCACCCTCTAACCATTGCCAAACCGGATCTAACGCTGTCGCTTCCCGATGTTCAGTCAACACATCGACCTGTTCCAATTGATCCGAAGATGGTCGCCCAAGTTGAACGGAACGTAGACTAGGGCAACCTTCAATCCGCCAGCTATCGGGCGTATAAA
This window of the Neorhodopirellula lusitana genome carries:
- a CDS encoding O-antigen ligase family protein; the encoded protein is MFWIAILFLFAALPWFLPVAAQVRPYTAAVGVLVLGTVLGPAFFAINGPIQLSLDRILWAGLMLIAVMRLARGNATIDPPNRFDLVVIGLVGWTLFSCVRFGMTNIDPPPFARWLFYLAIPCSMYFAMRIRQPSDKELLPQTIHWLSNVILVLGVYLSITSVLEMLDIRALVFPRYISDPEVWEFYGRGRGPLLNPAGNGILMTLFLSVCVARFFNSARHGKALYAVLALIALAGCYSTLTRSVWMGAALTLALLGLLYVPVRIRVLALIGTLILGGVMTTGLKDQILSIKRDKALSAAEAAKSVELRPLLAVVAWEMFRDNPLAGHGYGQYLRAAEPYHAIRYHGIPLETVRPYVQHNVFLAVLVDLGLVGLAFYVLFLVSLFCITWRLCCQFESGSPQRNLGMMMMGLMCSYVANGMFHDVAVIEMIHMYLFAFAGLTMTVSLQAAPQTIEARPSRRLSDEPALFSGNAVSRC